A portion of the Cryptomeria japonica chromosome 5, Sugi_1.0, whole genome shotgun sequence genome contains these proteins:
- the LOC131060895 gene encoding stress-response A/B barrel domain-containing protein HS1, with the protein MESLGVVKHIFMVKFKADITPERIEDFIRTFGNLLTVIEPFKSLQWGEDISVENQQQGFTHVFECTFDNVEGRDTYLAHPAHVEFSNQILPAMEKFIVIDYKPMRFI; encoded by the exons ATGGAATCTTTGGGTGTAGTAAAACACATTTTCATGGTAAAATTCAAGGCAGACATTACACCTGAAAGAATTGAAGATTTTATCAGAACATTTGGAAACCTCCTCACTGTCATTGAACCCTTCAAATCTCTTCAATG GGGAGAGGATATTAGCGTTGAAAATCAGCAACAAGGTTTCACACATGTTTTTGAATGTACATTTGACAATGTTGAAGGTCGTGATACCTATCTAGCCCATCCTGCTCACGTAGAATTCTCTAATCAGATACTACCAGCAATGGAAAAATTCATTGTTATTGATTATAAGCCAATGCGCTTTATCTGA